A single region of the Amphiprion ocellaris isolate individual 3 ecotype Okinawa chromosome 4, ASM2253959v1, whole genome shotgun sequence genome encodes:
- the c4h19orf67 gene encoding UPF0575 protein C19orf67 homolog, whose protein sequence is MTDNEVQVEVQQLEEPPSGKDAFVDPSRENNMSGEESDCTESLQSFQQREVESLLLLADVALAPPFGAHVSCRCLEVRRMEGSLQSIQLQFLFLKSKADGLQDCLVSGQGSLEGEALAAAVLSLLHTCQPYFNYVESTARSTVSQHTHLPADICLTRRVQLLDFSEQLCDRLEQLVLTFASYNLLCLDETEPNGVSHFCIGQFQLSRLRMTIFRYCKPTPYLAQGDTGLYKCMRWNVERLRDKQQKDKEHSGESDEEEEETVVETDYYFLCYEDIPNAHADADKDNQSVSNGSMVRMWSIGQWVQVYPDPDTEDICDWILCDVPQADYDRLLFLGSDEPSCCSATDYLQQLLSHLTD, encoded by the exons ATGACTGATAACGAAGTTCAGGTTGAGGTCCAACAGCTGGAAGAGCCACCGTCAGGGAAAGATGCGTTTGTGGACCCATCGAGGGAGAACAACATGAGCGGCGAGGAGTCGGACTGCACCGAGAGTCTGCAGAGCTTCCAACAACGAG AGGTGGAGTCACTGTTGCTGTTGGCAGATGTTGCTCTGGCGCCACCTTTTGGTGCACATGTGTCCTGCAGGTGCCTGGAGGTCAGACGGATGGAGGGGAGCCTCCAGTCCATCCAGCTGCAGTTCCTGTTCCTTAAGAGCAAAGCAGATGGCTTACAAGACTGCCTCGTCAGTGG GCAGGGTTCTCTAGAGGGAGAGGCTCTTGCTGCTGCAGTGCTAAGCCTCCTGCACACCTGCCAGCCTTACTTTAACTACGTGGAATCCACAGCTAGGAGCACCGTGTCACAACacacccatctgcctgctgacaTCTGCTTGACAAGg CGTGTACAGCTGTTGGACTTCTCTGAACAGCTGTGTGACAGGTTGGAGCAGCTGGTGTTGACCTTCGCCAGCTATAATCTTCTCTGTTTGGATGAGACTGAGCCTAACGg TGTGTCTCACTTCTGCATCGGCCAGTTTCAGCTCAGCCGACTGAGGATGACCATTTTCCGTTACTGTAAGCCGACACCGTACCTGGCCCAGGGCGACACTGGACTGTATAAATGCATGCGCTGGAACGTGGAGCGACTCCGAGACaagcagcagaaagacaaagagcaCTCAGGAGAGAGTgacgaggaagaggaagaaacagtCGTCGAAACTGACTA CTACTTCCTGTGCTACGAGGACATTCCAAATGCCCACGCCGACGCTGACAAGGACAACCAAAGTGTGTCTAATGGCAGCATGGTGAGGATGTGGTCCATCGGTCAGTGGGTGCAGGTGTACCCTGATCCTGACACAGAGGATATCTGTGACTG GATCTTGTGCGACGTCCCACAGGCCGACTATGACAGACTGTTGTTTCTGGGCAGTGATGAGCCGTCGTGCTGCAGTGCTACAGactacctgcagcagctgctgtcaCACCTGACAGACTGA